From a single Pirellulaceae bacterium genomic region:
- a CDS encoding efflux RND transporter periplasmic adaptor subunit, whose product MAKEQLDISSLALDRTPTISATKAPSLQHKKRWLSRYALPVGVLLGFAMLLFAAAGSRFMPARSVTVVPVIVKRAELQQAGTTLFQAPGWIEPRPTAISVAAMTHGVIEELMVVGGQTVQKGEPIARLVSIDAELVLEQAKNALAIREGELNRAKAELSAARIRFDNPVHLRIQLADAMSNLTKSKTELAKLPFLIKSAESSVKYTLGSMAGKQSAKGAISDNTIAKAENEHAMATANLQELKQREPNLEREVSALEEVVHALERQLELLVEETRQLQEAEAKVQSAEAYRNEAKLQVRQAELALERSTVRAPMQGRILRVVASPGSRVMGLETTAGQSSSTVVEMYDPQKLQVRVDVRLEDVPMVIPGQQVNIETASSADVIHGQVLQITSSANIQKNTLEVKVELLNPPLSVSPEMLVTAAFLAPKSDVSSDSMGEAERIFVPESFVQASDSQSFLWIVDENSTARKRTVELGGKAADDLIAIKSGLRVTDKLIASGRDGLRDGARVHVTSDDPIIGMK is encoded by the coding sequence ATGGCAAAAGAACAACTAGATATTAGTAGCCTGGCGCTAGATCGTACGCCGACAATCAGCGCAACCAAAGCGCCATCACTTCAACACAAGAAGCGATGGTTGTCGCGGTATGCATTACCTGTCGGCGTTTTGTTGGGCTTTGCGATGCTACTTTTCGCTGCAGCGGGCTCTCGCTTCATGCCAGCCCGCTCAGTGACGGTCGTTCCGGTGATTGTAAAGCGAGCTGAGCTTCAGCAAGCAGGTACAACGCTATTCCAAGCGCCAGGCTGGATCGAGCCTCGTCCAACCGCCATTAGCGTAGCCGCGATGACTCACGGAGTTATCGAGGAGCTAATGGTCGTAGGCGGGCAAACAGTGCAGAAAGGGGAGCCGATCGCACGATTGGTTTCCATCGATGCGGAATTGGTACTTGAGCAAGCGAAGAATGCTCTAGCAATCCGCGAGGGTGAACTTAATCGCGCGAAGGCGGAGCTTTCCGCAGCGCGCATTCGCTTCGACAATCCCGTGCACTTGAGAATTCAACTGGCCGATGCAATGAGCAATTTGACGAAATCAAAAACAGAGTTAGCCAAACTGCCCTTCCTTATCAAGTCTGCCGAATCGAGCGTTAAATACACGCTCGGAAGTATGGCAGGAAAGCAATCAGCCAAGGGGGCGATCTCAGATAACACGATCGCGAAAGCCGAAAACGAGCATGCGATGGCAACAGCAAACTTGCAAGAGTTGAAACAACGCGAACCTAATCTGGAACGCGAGGTCAGTGCGCTCGAGGAAGTCGTTCACGCTCTTGAACGGCAATTGGAGTTGCTGGTAGAGGAAACTCGGCAACTGCAAGAAGCAGAAGCGAAGGTTCAATCGGCGGAGGCTTATCGAAATGAAGCTAAGCTGCAAGTACGCCAAGCGGAACTTGCCCTCGAGCGGAGCACAGTACGCGCTCCGATGCAGGGTCGCATTCTAAGAGTGGTCGCATCTCCTGGATCGCGAGTCATGGGCCTCGAAACTACGGCTGGACAAAGCTCAAGTACGGTCGTCGAAATGTATGATCCACAAAAACTTCAGGTGCGAGTTGATGTGCGACTTGAGGACGTTCCGATGGTCATACCGGGCCAACAAGTCAACATTGAGACCGCCTCTTCTGCCGATGTAATCCACGGTCAAGTGCTGCAGATCACCAGCTCGGCGAACATTCAGAAAAATACATTGGAGGTCAAGGTTGAGTTGCTTAACCCACCACTATCCGTGAGCCCCGAGATGCTCGTCACAGCCGCTTTTCTGGCTCCGAAAAGCGACGTATCGTCCGATTCAATGGGAGAGGCCGAGCGCATATTCGTTCCAGAGTCTTTCGTGCAGGCCAGCGATTCACAATCGTTTCTATGGATAGTTGATGAGAATTCAACGGCGAGAAAACGCACGGTGGAATTAGGTGGTAAAGCGGCCGATGACCTCATCGCAATCAAATCAGGTCTCCGAGTTACAGATAAGTTGATCGCTTCAGGAAGAGATGGATTGCGAGATGGTGCGAGGGTGCATGTAACAAGCGACGATCCAATTATAGGAATGAAATAG